A stretch of Gemmatimonadaceae bacterium DNA encodes these proteins:
- a CDS encoding DUF350 domain-containing protein, with amino-acid sequence MDAIWSNVASAAVFAGLGVVLFVVAFVVLDLLTPGKLWDEIGEKRNQAAATLMGCVAIALGIIVAAAIH; translated from the coding sequence ATGGATGCGATCTGGAGCAACGTGGCCAGTGCGGCGGTGTTCGCGGGACTCGGCGTGGTGCTGTTCGTGGTGGCGTTCGTCGTGCTCGATCTGCTCACGCCCGGCAAGCTGTGGGATGAGATCGGCGAGAAGCGGAATCAGGCCGCGGCGACGCTGATGGGCTGCGTGGCGATTGCGCTGGGCATCATCGTCGCCGCCGCGATACACTGA
- a CDS encoding DUF4178 domain-containing protein: protein MTGLPLDPAPPRPRAQSLSCPSCGAAIALHAQGWAVTVVCGSCGAVLDAMDPNLRVLQRQADAIAVTPQLPLGTRGTWHGVTWELIGFQVVTITVEGTDYSWTEYVAFNPFRGFLYLSEYQGHWNVIEKLRRRPRIDAEGGRPVAHLGERTFKHFQTATARTTLALGEFPWQLQVGDTVVARDFIAPPHILSAEASDGETTWSMGTYTPPDVIAKAFGQDGRLSSPVGVFANQPNPNDVGAGQILRRLGLFLVLLVAMLFANIALSRGAVAYTNRFAFVHGTDDSSAFVTPAFVLDGRPSSVTVDIDADLENDWIFLDFTLIDEASGIAREFSQQVSYYHGRDSDGNWSEGSRHADVRLASVPAGRYFLRVAPEGGEATTASVNYVLRVRRDVPSFGFYLLALGGLLVPAFLAFVTKNAFESRRWAESDYGSATGSASSDDDDSGDDE from the coding sequence GTGACCGGCCTGCCGCTCGACCCCGCCCCGCCCCGCCCGCGGGCACAATCGCTGTCGTGTCCGTCATGTGGTGCCGCCATTGCGCTGCACGCGCAGGGATGGGCGGTCACGGTCGTCTGCGGTTCGTGTGGCGCCGTGCTCGATGCGATGGATCCGAATCTTCGCGTCCTGCAACGCCAAGCCGACGCCATTGCCGTCACGCCGCAATTGCCATTGGGCACGCGCGGTACCTGGCACGGCGTGACCTGGGAACTGATCGGGTTCCAGGTGGTCACGATAACCGTCGAGGGCACGGACTACTCGTGGACCGAGTACGTCGCGTTCAATCCCTTTCGCGGCTTCCTGTATCTCTCCGAGTATCAGGGACACTGGAATGTCATCGAGAAACTGCGTCGCCGTCCGCGCATCGATGCGGAAGGCGGGCGCCCCGTGGCGCACTTGGGTGAGCGCACGTTCAAGCACTTCCAGACCGCCACGGCGCGAACGACACTGGCGCTCGGTGAATTTCCCTGGCAATTGCAGGTGGGCGACACGGTGGTGGCCCGCGATTTCATCGCGCCGCCGCACATTCTGAGCGCCGAGGCATCTGACGGCGAGACCACGTGGTCGATGGGGACGTACACGCCGCCCGATGTGATCGCCAAGGCGTTCGGTCAGGACGGTCGGCTGTCGTCGCCGGTTGGCGTATTTGCGAACCAGCCCAATCCGAATGACGTCGGTGCCGGGCAGATCCTGCGTCGGCTGGGACTGTTTCTGGTGCTGTTGGTGGCGATGTTGTTCGCCAACATCGCGCTCTCGCGCGGCGCCGTGGCGTACACCAATCGCTTTGCGTTTGTGCATGGCACCGATGACTCGTCGGCGTTTGTGACGCCGGCTTTCGTGTTGGACGGACGCCCGTCCAGCGTCACCGTTGACATCGACGCCGATCTGGAGAACGATTGGATCTTTCTTGATTTCACGTTGATCGACGAAGCGTCCGGCATCGCGCGCGAGTTTTCACAACAAGTGAGCTACTATCACGGCCGCGACAGCGACGGGAACTGGTCGGAAGGCTCTCGTCATGCAGACGTGCGCCTGGCCTCGGTGCCGGCCGGCCGCTACTTCCTGCGGGTCGCGCCGGAAGGGGGAGAAGCCACGACGGCCAGCGTGAACTATGTGTTGCGGGTGCGACGCGATGTGCCGAGTTTCGGCTTCTATCTGCTCGCCCTGGGCGGCCTGCTGGTGCCGGCGTTTCTGGCGTTCGTCACGAAGAACGCGTTCGAGTCGCGTCGATGGGCCGAGAGCGACTACGGCTCGGCTACCGGCTCGGCCTCGAGTGATGACGACGACAGCGGAGATGACGAATGA
- a CDS encoding DUF4178 domain-containing protein, producing MTSPAPRATTCPNCGASIRFLWAQAVQTTCAYCKAVLVRHDLDLETVGLQANYPETGSPIQIGTEGKWRGRAFVVVGRIAYAWARGRWNEWYCRVSDGTSAWLSDAQLEYAMTVVATPGGPLPDPNTVRVGDTFYWNDHAYDVATMTHASYLGTEGELPFTSFTRESCLFIDLQNDSGQLATVDFSDDTPTLYLGEYGDFESFAFTHLREFEGW from the coding sequence ATGACCTCCCCGGCGCCCCGTGCCACCACCTGCCCCAACTGCGGTGCGTCCATTCGCTTTCTCTGGGCGCAAGCCGTGCAAACCACGTGCGCCTACTGCAAGGCAGTGCTCGTACGACACGATCTCGACCTCGAGACGGTGGGATTGCAGGCCAACTATCCCGAGACGGGTTCGCCCATTCAGATTGGCACCGAAGGAAAGTGGCGCGGGCGCGCGTTCGTGGTCGTCGGGCGTATTGCGTATGCCTGGGCGCGCGGTCGGTGGAATGAGTGGTACTGTCGCGTGAGTGACGGGACCAGCGCGTGGCTGTCCGATGCCCAGCTTGAGTACGCCATGACGGTGGTGGCCACGCCAGGCGGACCGCTTCCCGATCCCAACACCGTACGCGTGGGCGACACGTTCTACTGGAATGACCACGCCTACGATGTGGCCACCATGACGCATGCCAGCTACCTGGGCACCGAAGGTGAGTTGCCATTCACCTCGTTCACACGCGAAAGCTGTCTGTTCATCGACCTGCAGAATGATTCGGGTCAGCTGGCCACTGTGGACTTCAGTGATGACACGCCGACCCTGTATCTCGGCGAATACGGTGACTTCGAGTCCTTTGCCTTCACGCACCTGCGTGAATTCGAGGGATGGTAA
- a CDS encoding S-adenosylmethionine decarboxylase, with the protein MNGSEWVVEAYGCDPVRLGDVGALGQVFDALVEELSLHPVGNPLWHRFPMPGGVTGMLMLAESHLTVHTFPEHASLCVNLFCCTARKDWDWSSRLAELVGATDVRVRRLERVYALEDGRWEMGDGRRSDLQRLPSPVSILPSESP; encoded by the coding sequence ATGAACGGCAGTGAGTGGGTCGTCGAGGCGTACGGGTGTGATCCCGTGCGCCTCGGCGACGTGGGCGCACTCGGACAGGTGTTCGATGCCCTGGTGGAGGAGCTTTCACTCCACCCGGTGGGCAACCCTTTGTGGCATCGTTTCCCGATGCCCGGCGGCGTCACCGGCATGCTGATGCTCGCCGAGTCGCATTTGACGGTGCACACGTTTCCCGAGCACGCCTCGCTGTGCGTGAACCTGTTCTGTTGCACGGCGAGAAAGGACTGGGATTGGTCCAGTCGCCTGGCGGAACTGGTGGGCGCGACGGATGTGCGCGTCCGCCGCCTGGAACGCGTGTATGCGTTGGAAGACGGGAGATGGGAGATGGGAGACGGGAGACGTTCGGACCTCCAGCGTCTCCCGTCTCCCGTCTCCATTCTCCCGTCTGAGAGTCCATGA
- a CDS encoding SPFH domain-containing protein yields MALGDFLRKQFIDVIQWTESGPGVLMYRFPMRDMEIQSGGKLTVRESQLALFVNEGKAADQFGPGLHTLITSNLPLLTNLQNWDKAFESPFKSDVYFFSTRIQTAQKWGTQQPITIRDKEFGAVRLRAFGVYSFRVANPVVFQSSIGATDAEYTVEQIEPQLRNAVINGFTDAFANAQVPFLDMAANQGELAKQIAASVAPSFEQLGLKLETFTVENLSLPDELQKRLDERISMNMIGDMRTYTQFQAAQSIPIAAANSGGMAGMGVGLGAGMGMGSAMADAMRGTMGGAPPASPGVPAASDAAAPTGAVKFCLHCGKSIAAVAKFCPECGGSQS; encoded by the coding sequence ATGGCGCTCGGCGACTTTCTGCGGAAACAGTTCATCGATGTCATCCAGTGGACCGAGTCGGGCCCTGGAGTCCTCATGTACCGCTTCCCCATGCGGGACATGGAAATCCAAAGCGGCGGCAAGCTCACGGTGCGTGAGTCGCAGCTGGCGCTCTTCGTCAATGAAGGCAAGGCGGCCGATCAGTTCGGACCCGGGTTGCACACGCTCATCACCAGCAACCTGCCGCTGCTGACGAACCTGCAGAACTGGGACAAGGCTTTCGAGTCCCCGTTCAAGAGCGACGTCTACTTCTTCTCCACGCGCATCCAGACGGCGCAGAAGTGGGGCACGCAGCAGCCCATCACCATTCGCGACAAGGAATTCGGCGCCGTGCGCCTGCGCGCGTTCGGCGTGTACAGCTTTCGCGTGGCCAATCCCGTGGTGTTCCAGTCCAGCATCGGCGCCACCGACGCGGAGTACACGGTCGAGCAGATCGAGCCGCAGTTGCGCAACGCGGTGATCAACGGTTTCACCGATGCATTCGCGAACGCGCAGGTGCCGTTCCTCGACATGGCGGCCAATCAGGGCGAGCTGGCCAAGCAGATCGCCGCCAGCGTGGCCCCGTCATTCGAACAGCTGGGCCTCAAGCTCGAGACGTTCACGGTGGAGAACCTGTCCCTCCCCGACGAGTTGCAGAAGCGTCTCGATGAACGCATCTCGATGAACATGATCGGCGACATGCGCACCTACACCCAGTTCCAGGCGGCGCAGAGCATCCCGATTGCCGCCGCCAATTCCGGTGGCATGGCGGGAATGGGCGTTGGACTCGGCGCGGGGATGGGTATGGGCAGTGCCATGGCCGACGCCATGCGGGGGACGATGGGTGGCGCGCCGCCGGCCTCGCCCGGCGTTCCGGCGGCTTCCGACGCCGCCGCACCAACGGGAGCGGTCAAGTTCTGCCTGCATTGTGGAAAGTCGATTGCCGCAGTCGCGAAGTTCTGTCCGGAGTGCGGCGGCTCACAGTCGTAG
- a CDS encoding BrxA/BrxB family bacilliredoxin, whose amino-acid sequence MYPEQLLIPMRQELTRVGVEELRTADAVDALLKDQKGTALVVVNSVCGCAARNARPAIAMAMAHAIKPDVATTVFAGQDREATDRARDYFVGYPPSSPSIALLKDGDVVFMLGRHRIEGRTAQDIAHDLTAAFDQYCAPATASATSPV is encoded by the coding sequence ATGTATCCCGAACAGTTGCTCATCCCCATGCGTCAGGAGCTGACCCGCGTCGGTGTTGAGGAACTGCGCACGGCGGACGCGGTCGACGCCCTGCTGAAGGATCAGAAGGGCACGGCCTTGGTGGTCGTGAACTCGGTGTGTGGGTGCGCCGCCCGTAATGCCCGGCCGGCCATTGCCATGGCGATGGCTCACGCCATCAAGCCCGATGTGGCCACCACGGTGTTCGCCGGTCAGGATCGCGAAGCCACCGATCGGGCGCGCGACTACTTCGTGGGGTATCCGCCCAGCTCGCCAAGCATCGCGCTGCTGAAAGACGGAGACGTGGTGTTCATGCTGGGCCGGCACCGCATCGAAGGCCGGACGGCGCAGGACATTGCCCACGACCTGACGGCCGCATTCGACCAGTATTGCGCGCCGGCGACGGCGTCAGCCACCTCACCCGTTTGA
- a CDS encoding co-chaperone GroES, whose product MTIPKKRLLVVGDRVLVKVEDGEQRTKVGLYLPPSAIDSQAVQGGDIVSTGPGLAMPDLTDQGDEPWRIGGSNREARYVPMQARVGDYALFFRKAAVEITFENEQYLVVPQAAILALVRDTAREDIPEY is encoded by the coding sequence ATGACCATCCCGAAAAAGCGCCTCCTCGTCGTCGGCGACCGTGTCCTCGTCAAGGTCGAGGACGGTGAGCAGCGCACCAAAGTCGGGCTCTACCTGCCGCCGTCGGCGATCGACAGTCAGGCGGTGCAGGGCGGTGACATCGTGTCCACGGGTCCCGGCTTGGCCATGCCAGACCTGACCGACCAGGGTGACGAACCGTGGCGTATCGGCGGTTCCAATCGCGAGGCGCGCTACGTGCCGATGCAGGCCCGCGTGGGCGACTATGCATTGTTCTTCCGCAAGGCAGCAGTGGAAATCACGTTCGAGAACGAGCAGTACCTGGTGGTGCCGCAAGCCGCGATTCTCGCGCTTGTCCGCGACACGGCCCGTGAAGACATCCCCGAATACTGA
- a CDS encoding aminopeptidase P family protein: protein MHRFALLAALSLPFAAAAAQPVVVPASPGARTSGSPAADTLRPFGTLRDQAFRQQKWLELRMERTLPALMRRAGVDMWVVPMREYAEDPLFTAITSPTTFAARRRTIYVFFDKGPKDGVERLALGGTSQGNVFKAVRSMKAVAAPAAGSGTNERTAELWGDEQWNVLKQVIEERQPKKIAVNTSRTFAFADGLSSGERDGMLQALGPQWGAKIVPAEAMAVDLIASRQPEEEAEFLNLNRVAWDIIQEAFSAKVITPGVTHTEDVVWWMRQRLNDLGLSTWFQPSIEVQRQFGVGELVGVNPVILKGDVLHCDFGVTAMGLNTDTQHMAYVLRDGETDVPAGLKKALQNSNRLQDITVEELRPGRTGNQVLSSSLARMKKDGIDGTLYSHPIGLHGHGAGALIGLWDYQDGVPGRGDHTIIPGMWYSVELQATTPVAEWGNQQVRSMQEEDVIIDAAGKVRWAFKRQTAFHLVR from the coding sequence ATGCATCGCTTCGCGCTCCTTGCTGCCCTGAGTCTGCCATTCGCCGCTGCCGCGGCGCAGCCCGTGGTGGTGCCGGCCTCGCCCGGCGCCCGCACGTCCGGATCGCCGGCGGCGGATACGCTTCGACCGTTCGGCACGCTGCGTGATCAAGCGTTCAGACAGCAGAAGTGGCTGGAACTCCGCATGGAACGCACGCTGCCGGCGCTGATGCGTCGAGCCGGCGTGGACATGTGGGTGGTCCCCATGCGTGAGTATGCCGAGGACCCGCTGTTCACCGCCATCACGTCGCCCACCACCTTCGCCGCACGGCGCCGCACCATCTACGTCTTCTTCGACAAGGGACCGAAGGACGGCGTTGAGCGGTTGGCGCTGGGCGGAACGTCGCAGGGCAACGTGTTCAAGGCCGTGCGCAGCATGAAAGCCGTGGCGGCCCCCGCCGCCGGCAGCGGCACGAACGAGCGCACCGCCGAGTTGTGGGGCGATGAACAGTGGAACGTGCTGAAGCAAGTCATTGAAGAACGGCAGCCGAAGAAGATTGCTGTGAACACGTCGCGCACGTTCGCGTTTGCCGATGGCCTGTCGTCGGGCGAACGCGACGGCATGCTGCAGGCGCTCGGTCCGCAGTGGGGTGCGAAGATCGTGCCGGCCGAAGCGATGGCGGTCGACCTCATTGCCTCACGCCAGCCCGAAGAGGAAGCCGAGTTCCTGAATCTCAATCGGGTGGCCTGGGACATCATTCAGGAAGCGTTCTCCGCGAAGGTCATCACACCCGGTGTGACGCACACGGAAGACGTGGTGTGGTGGATGCGCCAACGGCTCAACGATCTGGGCCTGAGCACCTGGTTCCAACCCAGCATCGAGGTGCAGCGCCAGTTTGGCGTTGGAGAACTGGTTGGCGTGAACCCTGTCATCCTCAAGGGCGACGTGCTCCATTGCGACTTTGGTGTGACGGCCATGGGGCTCAACACCGACACGCAACACATGGCGTACGTGCTGCGCGATGGCGAGACCGACGTGCCGGCGGGACTCAAGAAAGCGCTGCAGAATTCCAACCGGTTGCAGGACATCACCGTCGAGGAACTGCGGCCGGGGCGCACCGGCAATCAGGTGCTGAGCTCGTCCCTGGCACGCATGAAGAAAGACGGCATCGACGGCACGCTGTACTCCCATCCCATCGGTCTGCATGGCCACGGCGCCGGCGCCTTGATCGGCCTGTGGGACTACCAGGACGGCGTCCCGGGTCGCGGCGATCACACGATCATCCCGGGCATGTGGTACTCGGTTGAATTGCAGGCCACCACGCCGGTGGCCGAGTGGGGCAACCAGCAGGTGCGTTCGATGCAGGAAGAGGACGTGATCATTGACGCGGCGGGAAAGGTCCGCTGGGCGTTCAAGCGGCAAACCGCGTTTCATCTGGTGCGGTGA
- a CDS encoding prolyl oligopeptidase family serine peptidase gives MSQHTQESLSRHRRMACRWVGTVLLGAGLTAAHGQAAPPRGTVHTDSLWSQSLGATKALTVYLPPSYRVSSARRYPVLVYLHGLTGDERNWVDAGRLDRTLDSLFAAGQPEAIVVMPDGDDGWYTTWNGLADLPGCRADRVRKEPADAYCVPWQHYDDYIARDIVAHVDGRYRTYADGRHRGIAGLSMGGYGAVALALAYPDVFAAAASHSGVLSPRYLGPTPFASPPQYAGTTAELERSSRGLWRYMAPAFGRDTIGWAARDPAELARRAMAARRMGASRAPALPRLLIDCGVNDQYINQNRDFHQTLLRLGVSHQYAEWPGAHTWGYWTAHAPQSVSFLLATVGAP, from the coding sequence ATGAGCCAACACACGCAGGAATCGTTGTCGCGACATCGGCGAATGGCCTGCCGGTGGGTGGGCACGGTGCTGCTTGGCGCAGGCCTGACCGCAGCACACGGGCAAGCCGCGCCCCCTCGCGGCACGGTACACACCGACAGCCTGTGGTCGCAGTCCCTGGGCGCCACCAAGGCACTCACCGTATACTTGCCGCCCTCGTATCGCGTTTCGTCGGCGCGCCGATATCCGGTGCTGGTGTACTTGCACGGCCTCACCGGCGATGAACGCAACTGGGTCGACGCGGGGCGACTCGATCGCACGCTCGACTCGCTGTTCGCGGCCGGTCAGCCGGAGGCTATCGTGGTCATGCCCGACGGCGACGACGGGTGGTATACCACCTGGAACGGACTGGCTGACCTGCCCGGCTGCCGCGCTGATCGTGTTCGGAAAGAGCCCGCCGATGCGTACTGCGTTCCCTGGCAGCATTACGACGACTACATCGCCCGCGATATCGTGGCGCATGTCGACGGACGGTATCGCACGTATGCAGACGGACGTCACCGGGGAATTGCCGGCCTGAGCATGGGCGGCTACGGGGCCGTGGCCTTGGCCTTGGCCTATCCGGACGTATTTGCGGCCGCTGCGAGCCATTCTGGCGTGCTGTCACCCCGATATCTCGGCCCCACGCCATTCGCCTCTCCGCCACAGTACGCGGGCACCACGGCGGAACTGGAGCGCTCGTCGCGCGGTCTGTGGCGATACATGGCGCCGGCGTTCGGACGCGACACCATTGGCTGGGCCGCACGTGATCCGGCGGAACTCGCACGGCGCGCCATGGCGGCTCGCCGGATGGGTGCATCCAGGGCACCCGCGCTGCCGCGCCTGCTCATCGATTGCGGCGTGAACGATCAGTACATCAATCAGAATCGGGATTTTCACCAAACCCTGCTGCGACTCGGCGTGTCTCACCAGTATGCCGAATGGCCGGGAGCGCACACGTGGGGCTACTGGACGGCGCATGCGCCACAAAGTGTCTCCTTCCTCCTGGCCACCGTCGGCGCGCCCTGA
- the lepB gene encoding signal peptidase I yields the protein MASKKQSSKPSGSVAAMRAGASGKSTGPSPLWENVKAILVTLAFFLFFRTFLIEAYRIPSGSMIPTLLIGDWLFVNKLAYGPHVPFTDINLPGYAEPKRGDVVVFKSPNQVDQPEDPNPTLVKRCVAIAGDTIWMRGGLLYVNGMPQKQGFAASQNPKGDGTFSHPLFQWQKQFELHGAPIGEPAAQPALDDWGPMVVPAKHLFMLGDNRYDSKDGRYWGFVPRENVRGRPVFVYYSYRADESDRPLPFITDIRWGRIGTILR from the coding sequence GTGGCCTCGAAGAAGCAGTCCTCCAAGCCGTCCGGTTCCGTCGCGGCAATGCGCGCCGGTGCCTCGGGCAAGTCCACCGGGCCGTCGCCACTGTGGGAAAACGTCAAGGCGATTCTCGTCACGCTGGCGTTCTTCCTCTTCTTCCGAACGTTCCTGATCGAGGCCTATCGGATCCCGTCGGGCAGCATGATCCCCACGCTGTTGATCGGCGACTGGCTGTTCGTGAACAAGCTGGCCTACGGCCCGCACGTCCCGTTCACCGACATCAACCTGCCGGGGTATGCCGAGCCGAAACGCGGTGACGTGGTGGTCTTCAAGTCGCCCAACCAGGTCGACCAGCCCGAAGATCCCAATCCGACCTTGGTGAAACGGTGCGTGGCGATTGCCGGCGACACGATCTGGATGCGCGGTGGGTTGCTGTACGTGAACGGCATGCCGCAAAAGCAGGGCTTCGCAGCCTCCCAGAATCCCAAGGGGGATGGCACGTTCTCGCATCCACTCTTCCAGTGGCAAAAGCAGTTCGAGCTCCATGGCGCGCCCATCGGTGAGCCCGCCGCGCAGCCGGCGCTTGATGATTGGGGGCCCATGGTCGTTCCCGCCAAGCATCTGTTCATGCTCGGTGACAATCGCTACGACTCCAAGGACGGGCGCTATTGGGGGTTCGTGCCGCGCGAAAATGTCCGGGGACGACCCGTCTTTGTGTACTACTCGTATCGCGCTGACGAGAGCGATCGCCCACTGCCATTCATCACGGATATCCGATGGGGACGCATCGGCACCATTCTCCGGTAG
- a CDS encoding deoxyribonuclease IV produces MAARRAGRGGMQALQIFSAVPKYYNDKVGVKPDRVARFREALHEANIRPEHVIVHAAYVLNCATPDPEKWSRAAGGLAKEFERSTMLGVGGVCFHPGAATDGDRDAAIARVSEAMRRALTAVPEGATRLLIENTAGAGTTVGRTAEEVAAMLQGIPAAQRSRTGYGLDTCHLFASGHPIGASREALTAVLDAFETATGEAPAFLHLNDSEGALGSNRDRHMRVGEGLIGAEPFRWLLQDRRALGIPLILETPQHANEVGDDDDTPDAWDVESIAHLRALAALTT; encoded by the coding sequence ATGGCTGCGCGCCGCGCCGGTCGTGGCGGCATGCAGGCGCTGCAGATTTTCAGCGCTGTGCCCAAGTACTACAACGACAAGGTCGGCGTGAAACCCGATCGGGTGGCGCGGTTTCGCGAGGCCTTGCACGAGGCCAACATTCGCCCGGAGCACGTCATCGTGCATGCGGCATACGTGCTCAACTGCGCGACGCCGGACCCGGAAAAGTGGTCGCGCGCTGCCGGTGGATTGGCCAAGGAGTTCGAACGGTCGACCATGCTGGGTGTCGGCGGCGTGTGCTTCCATCCCGGCGCCGCGACCGACGGAGATCGCGATGCCGCCATCGCCCGCGTGAGCGAAGCGATGCGGCGCGCGCTGACCGCCGTGCCGGAGGGCGCGACGCGATTGCTGATTGAAAACACCGCAGGGGCCGGCACGACGGTGGGACGTACGGCCGAGGAGGTCGCCGCCATGTTGCAGGGCATCCCTGCCGCGCAGCGCTCACGCACGGGCTACGGACTCGATACCTGCCATCTCTTCGCCTCCGGCCATCCCATCGGCGCCTCGCGTGAGGCGCTGACGGCCGTGCTCGATGCGTTCGAGACCGCGACCGGCGAAGCACCGGCGTTTCTCCATCTCAACGACAGCGAAGGTGCGCTCGGATCGAATCGCGATCGGCACATGCGGGTCGGGGAAGGATTGATTGGCGCCGAGCCATTCAGATGGCTCCTGCAGGATCGACGCGCGCTCGGCATCCCGCTGATTCTCGAGACACCGCAGCATGCGAACGAGGTCGGCGACGACGACGACACACCGGATGCGTGGGATGTGGAGTCGATCGCACACCTGCGCGCACTGGCCGCCTTGACGACGTAA
- the pruA gene encoding L-glutamate gamma-semialdehyde dehydrogenase, with translation MSTAAFDGTRRVPPAVNEPVRSYAPGSPERASLVKRLERMAAETVEIPVVIGGKRIHTGDTGTVTMPCDHGHVLATYHKATRTNVQESIAACAAAHADWASWRWEDRAAVFLRAAELLTTTWRDTLLAATMLGQAKTVHQAEIDAACELIDFWRFNAQFAQELYGEQPSSDHSMWNQLDYRSLEGFVYAVTPFNFTAIAGNLPGAPALMGNTVLWKPGATAMLSSWYVYLLLEEAGLPPGVINFVPGDAATISDIALNHRDLAGVHFTGSTGVFNSMWETVGKNMNTYRSYPRIVGETGGKDFIVVHPSADPQAVAVGIVRGAFEYQGQKCSAASRAYVPKSMWPDVKARCLAMMSEMKQGDVRDMSNFVAAVIDKKAFTRIKGYLDDAKKSATIVAGGECDDSKGWFVQPTIVETADPTHRMLCEEIFGPVITVHPYEDAQWSEILRIVDQTSPYALTGAVFSRDRAAVREASLVLRNAAGNFYINDKPTGAVVGQQPFGGARGSGTNDKAGSKMNLLRWVSVRTVKETFVSPLDWKYPFLGK, from the coding sequence ATGTCTACTGCCGCCTTCGATGGCACGCGTCGCGTGCCGCCCGCTGTCAACGAGCCCGTCCGTTCCTATGCGCCGGGTTCGCCCGAGCGCGCCTCGCTGGTGAAGCGCCTTGAGCGCATGGCGGCGGAAACCGTGGAAATCCCGGTGGTGATCGGCGGGAAGCGCATTCATACTGGCGACACCGGCACGGTGACCATGCCGTGTGATCACGGGCACGTGCTGGCGACGTACCACAAGGCCACGCGCACCAACGTGCAGGAGAGCATTGCCGCGTGCGCCGCGGCGCACGCTGATTGGGCCAGTTGGCGCTGGGAAGACCGCGCCGCCGTGTTCCTGCGCGCCGCCGAACTCCTGACCACGACGTGGCGCGACACGCTCCTCGCCGCCACCATGCTGGGCCAGGCCAAGACGGTGCATCAGGCGGAGATCGACGCGGCCTGCGAGCTGATTGATTTCTGGCGATTCAATGCGCAGTTCGCCCAAGAGCTGTACGGCGAGCAGCCGAGTTCGGACCATTCGATGTGGAACCAGCTGGATTATCGGTCGCTGGAAGGATTCGTGTATGCCGTGACGCCCTTCAACTTCACGGCGATCGCCGGCAACCTGCCGGGCGCGCCGGCGCTGATGGGCAACACCGTGCTCTGGAAGCCGGGCGCCACCGCCATGCTGTCGTCCTGGTACGTGTACTTGTTGCTGGAGGAGGCTGGCCTGCCGCCGGGCGTCATCAACTTCGTGCCTGGCGATGCCGCGACGATCTCCGACATCGCGCTCAATCACCGCGACCTGGCGGGTGTGCATTTCACGGGCTCGACCGGCGTGTTCAACAGCATGTGGGAGACCGTGGGCAAGAACATGAACACCTATCGTTCCTATCCGCGCATTGTTGGCGAAACGGGCGGCAAGGATTTCATCGTGGTGCACCCCAGCGCCGATCCGCAGGCCGTGGCCGTGGGCATCGTGCGTGGCGCCTTCGAGTATCAGGGACAGAAGTGCTCGGCGGCGAGTCGCGCGTACGTGCCCAAGTCGATGTGGCCCGATGTAAAGGCCCGCTGTCTGGCGATGATGAGCGAAATGAAACAGGGTGACGTGCGCGACATGAGCAACTTTGTGGCAGCCGTGATCGACAAGAAGGCATTCACGCGTATCAAGGGCTATCTGGACGACGCGAAGAAGAGTGCCACGATCGTGGCCGGCGGCGAGTGCGACGACTCGAAGGGCTGGTTCGTGCAGCCAACCATCGTGGAGACAGCCGATCCCACGCACCGCATGTTGTGCGAGGAGATTTTTGGGCCGGTCATCACGGTGCACCCGTACGAGGATGCGCAGTGGAGCGAGATTCTGCGCATCGTGGATCAGACGTCACCATATGCGCTGACCGGTGCGGTCTTCTCTCGCGACCGCGCCGCCGTGCGCGAGGCGTCGCTGGTGCTCCGGAATGCCGCCGGCAATTTCTACATCAACGACAAGCCGACCGGTGCGGTGGTGGGCCAGCAGCCGTTTGGTGGCGCGCGCGGGTCGGGCACCAACGACAAGGCGGGTTCGAAGATGAACCTGTTGCGTTGGGTGAGCGTGCGCACGGTCAAGGAAACGTTCGTAAGCCCGTTGGACTGGAAGTATCCGTTCCTTGGAAAGTAG